From Myxococcales bacterium, the proteins below share one genomic window:
- a CDS encoding aminotransferase class III-fold pyridoxal phosphate-dependent enzyme, with protein sequence MMDKLNLKKSEEMWQEALDLVPGGVLGIRRPYNFIPGEYPLFLTRGKAGHVWDVDGNEYIDLLCAYGPIILGYCEQEIDEAVKEQMKHGFCFNLCQPWQNKLAKKLRELIPCSEQSFFVKTGSDATSAAIRIARGFTKREKILRCGYHGWHDWCSEVHGGIPEDVYSKTIEFEYNDVESLERLLAANKGEVAAIIITPVGHPLAKPLTPPAPGFLEGVRKLADDSGAVLIFDEIRTGFRVSLGGAGVRYGVLPDMALFGKAMANGYPIAAVCGKKSVMKVLTDAEVFISSTFFPNSLEMIAALKTIEILEREKVCDVIWERGEKLLREMKEVAKESKLPVTISGIPPMPYITFDAAPDKKYKERRKVFYTGAIRRGLFMQPYHHSYIAYRHTEEDLRRIVEITRESLADVLKTVG encoded by the coding sequence ATCATGGACAAACTCAATCTTAAAAAATCGGAAGAGATGTGGCAGGAGGCCTTGGACCTCGTCCCCGGCGGTGTGCTCGGAATCAGGAGGCCTTATAACTTTATCCCGGGAGAGTACCCCCTCTTTCTTACAAGGGGGAAAGCCGGACACGTCTGGGATGTCGATGGAAACGAGTACATAGATCTCCTCTGCGCATACGGGCCGATAATACTCGGGTATTGCGAGCAGGAAATCGACGAGGCGGTCAAAGAGCAGATGAAACACGGATTTTGTTTCAACCTCTGTCAGCCATGGCAGAACAAGCTTGCGAAGAAGTTGCGCGAACTGATCCCCTGCTCCGAACAGAGCTTCTTTGTAAAAACCGGTTCGGATGCTACCAGCGCCGCTATAAGAATAGCCCGCGGTTTTACCAAGCGCGAAAAGATCCTTCGCTGTGGATATCACGGCTGGCACGACTGGTGTTCCGAAGTTCATGGTGGAATTCCCGAGGATGTCTATTCAAAGACGATTGAATTTGAATACAACGATGTCGAATCGCTCGAGCGACTTCTTGCCGCGAACAAAGGCGAGGTAGCTGCGATAATAATTACGCCGGTGGGGCATCCGCTCGCGAAGCCGCTGACTCCGCCTGCCCCCGGCTTTCTCGAGGGAGTTCGAAAATTGGCCGACGATAGTGGCGCCGTTCTCATATTTGATGAAATAAGAACAGGCTTTCGCGTATCGCTCGGCGGAGCCGGTGTGCGTTACGGCGTGCTGCCCGATATGGCTCTATTCGGCAAGGCGATGGCCAACGGCTATCCGATAGCGGCCGTATGCGGAAAGAAGTCGGTCATGAAGGTTTTAACCGATGCCGAGGTCTTCATATCTTCAACGTTTTTTCCAAACAGCCTCGAGATGATCGCGGCCCTGAAAACTATAGAAATACTTGAGAGGGAAAAGGTTTGCGATGTCATATGGGAGCGTGGTGAGAAACTTTTGCGTGAGATGAAGGAGGTCGCTAAGGAGTCGAAGCTCCCGGTTACCATCTCTGGGATCCCTCCGATGCCTTACATCACATTCGATGCGGCCCCCGACAAAAAGTACAAAGAGCGCCGCAAAGTCTTCTACACAGGAGCAATTCGAAGGGGGCTTTTTATGCAGCCTTACCATCATTCATACATAGCCTATCGGCATACCGAGGAAGACCTGAGACGCATCGTTGAAATTACAAGGGAATCTCTTGCCGATGTGTTAAAAACCGTAGGCTGA